A section of the Leptospira terpstrae serovar Hualin str. LT 11-33 = ATCC 700639 genome encodes:
- a CDS encoding GDSL-type esterase/lipase family protein translates to MKLRKLTKSIKFIFLTITLLFAINVETQAKDTSVDLTKPVLIRPFGDSITYGFGFTDWGYCPVYSIEQFICMPPNQAVGGYRVWMTEFAITNKAFVFATEGYQSGGSNTQQWITNTQTHDGYPGWRNDQLIKIANYPSFADITLVHSGTNDIIQGKSPNNAAIDLFKVVNSLLTNNPKTQIFLAKIIRISPVATTQLPNYDTLSANIRDYNQLIDKFWINTVPSLRARITLVDMHPILGLPQDYFDYVHPSALGYMKISCTWINAIKNQNINPSDPCNGIETENIKSKILPTEEDIKKMKPTNDELEKVLNGKYQFK, encoded by the coding sequence ATGAAACTCAGGAAACTTACTAAATCAATCAAATTTATTTTTTTAACAATTACATTGTTATTTGCTATAAATGTAGAAACTCAAGCTAAAGATACATCAGTTGACCTAACAAAACCAGTTCTTATTCGACCATTCGGAGATTCTATCACCTATGGATTTGGTTTTACTGACTGGGGATACTGTCCAGTATATTCGATCGAACAGTTTATATGCATGCCACCTAATCAAGCTGTTGGTGGATATAGAGTTTGGATGACTGAATTTGCAATAACAAACAAAGCTTTCGTTTTTGCTACAGAAGGCTATCAAAGTGGAGGTTCAAATACTCAACAGTGGATTACTAATACTCAAACTCACGATGGTTATCCTGGATGGAGAAATGACCAACTTATTAAAATTGCTAACTACCCAAGCTTCGCAGATATTACACTAGTCCATTCTGGTACAAACGACATTATACAAGGAAAATCTCCAAATAATGCCGCTATAGATCTCTTTAAAGTTGTAAATTCTCTACTTACAAATAATCCAAAAACACAAATTTTTCTAGCAAAAATAATTCGTATTTCACCTGTTGCTACTACTCAATTACCTAATTATGATACTCTAAGTGCAAATATAAGAGATTACAATCAGCTAATTGATAAATTCTGGATTAATACAGTGCCTTCTTTAAGAGCAAGAATAACTTTAGTTGATATGCATCCTATTCTTGGCCTTCCACAAGATTATTTTGACTACGTCCATCCAAGTGCTTTAGGGTATATGAAAATCTCTTGTACATGGATCAATGCTATCAAAAATCAAAATATAAACCCAAGTGATCCATGCAATGGTATTGAAACTGAAAATATAAAATCAAAAATTCTTCCAACTGAGGAAGATATCAAAAAAATGAAACCGACAAACGATGAGTTAGAAAAGGTTCTAAACGGAAAATATCAATTTAAATAG
- a CDS encoding YARHG domain-containing protein, with translation MENKKLHLIISIIFTINCCFLKNKVEKIIDVIIDNKKISKEDIQSIEKIDELRLLRNAVFARHGRTFNDKKLQNFFEKYSWYKPKKDIKIILSNTDEIILNLIRNSESSILIKQFLNKPKKNNLKNMEITLIGDWDTQPVSSSGYVNKHTFLENGLVQIYEDEMDCQKRLLSSFGTWRIENDTLFINLSKKLVINGGKLIPSAGSCGSEYELVDGYNAFEDLNPVQNIEYKIKEITSSPFAESSENKSLIKTDKIDFYRLPK, from the coding sequence ATGGAAAATAAAAAATTACATTTAATCATTTCGATAATTTTTACAATCAATTGTTGCTTTTTAAAAAACAAAGTTGAAAAAATCATAGATGTCATTATCGATAACAAAAAAATTTCTAAAGAAGACATTCAGTCTATCGAAAAAATTGATGAGTTGCGTTTGCTACGAAATGCAGTTTTTGCTAGACACGGGAGAACATTTAATGATAAAAAGCTACAAAATTTCTTCGAAAAATATTCTTGGTATAAACCTAAGAAAGATATTAAAATAATCCTTTCAAATACTGATGAAATCATTCTTAATCTAATTCGAAATTCAGAAAGCTCTATTTTAATAAAGCAATTTTTAAATAAGCCGAAAAAGAATAATCTTAAAAATATGGAAATTACCTTAATTGGCGATTGGGACACTCAACCTGTTTCTTCATCTGGATATGTAAATAAGCATACTTTTCTTGAAAATGGATTAGTTCAAATTTATGAAGATGAAATGGACTGTCAAAAAAGACTTCTATCTTCTTTTGGAACTTGGAGAATTGAAAATGATACTTTATTCATAAATCTCTCTAAAAAACTTGTCATCAATGGGGGAAAACTAATCCCTTCGGCAGGATCTTGCGGCTCGGAGTATGAACTTGTAGATGGATATAATGCTTTTGAAGACTTAAATCCTGTTCAAAATATAGAATATAAAATTAAAGAAATAACTTCTTCTCCTTTCGCTGAATCATCAGAAAATAAATCTCTAATTAAAACAGATAAAATTGATTTTTACA
- a CDS encoding cytochrome c3 family protein encodes MNEFNELIDILRKVTRTKLNIPKSFLTGEEFEDFAREVLFPKEVYDLLHKTHNYKQNSQDFVEDSLLPDFKFRNRDLNIEFYIECKYRDITKIQNNIDELTKIHESKKRTHEEEILLEKNINKIGTVEILPQSQYNRLLELNIKQRVLICIGLYYEKTKNIYPYVIPIEHLTTNSIHIYDLENYIVPNNYTVIPDRIAEFYLDKSSNCISCKKTIENRLQQPLCRECHFNWQRNRVFKSEMNYCHSCGKKHKSSVARPNCIECYKKNINVVFDI; translated from the coding sequence ATGAATGAATTTAACGAATTAATAGACATTTTACGAAAAGTTACGAGAACAAAATTAAATATACCCAAGTCTTTCCTTACTGGTGAAGAATTTGAGGATTTCGCTAGAGAAGTTTTATTTCCAAAGGAAGTTTATGATTTATTACATAAAACTCACAATTACAAACAAAACTCACAAGACTTTGTTGAAGATTCGTTACTACCTGACTTTAAATTTAGAAATCGTGACTTAAATATTGAATTTTACATAGAATGTAAATATCGAGATATCACTAAAATTCAGAATAACATAGATGAATTAACAAAAATCCATGAGTCAAAAAAAAGAACACATGAAGAAGAAATCTTATTAGAAAAAAATATTAATAAAATAGGAACAGTCGAAATTCTTCCCCAAAGCCAATATAACAGATTACTCGAATTAAATATTAAACAAAGAGTATTAATCTGTATAGGGTTATATTACGAAAAGACAAAGAATATTTATCCTTATGTTATTCCAATTGAACACTTGACAACAAACTCAATTCATATATATGACCTTGAAAACTATATTGTACCAAATAACTATACAGTAATACCTGATAGGATTGCTGAATTCTATTTGGATAAGAGCTCAAATTGTATTTCTTGTAAAAAAACAATTGAAAACAGACTTCAGCAGCCGTTATGTAGGGAGTGTCATTTTAATTGGCAAAGGAACAGGGTTTTCAAGTCAGAAATGAATTACTGCCATAGTTGTGGAAAAAAACATAAAAGTTCTGTAGCAAGACCAAACTGCATAGAATGCTATAAAAAGAATATTAATGTCGTCTTTGACATATAA